Proteins encoded within one genomic window of Homo sapiens chromosome 21, GRCh38.p14 Primary Assembly:
- the BACH1 gene encoding transcription regulator protein BACH1 has protein sequence MSLSENSVFAYESSVHSTNVLLSLNDQRKKDVLCDVTIFVEGQRFRAHRSVLAACSSYFHSRIVGQADGELNITLPEEVTVKGFEPLIQFAYTAKLILSKENVDEVCKCVEFLSVHNIEESCFQFLKFKFLDSTADQQECPRKKCFSSHCQKTDLKLSLLDQRDLETDEVEEFLENKNVQTPQCKLRRYQGNAKASPPLQDSASQTYESMCLEKDAALALPSLCPKYRKFQKAFGTDRVRTGESSVKDIHASVQPNERSENECLGGVPECRDLQVMLKCDESKLAMEPEETKKDPASQCPTEKSEVTPFPHNSSIDPHGLYSLSLLHTYDQYGDLNFAGMQNTTVLTEKPLSGTDVQEKTFGESQDLPLKSDLGTREDSSVASSDRSSVEREVAEHLAKGFWSDICSTDTPCQMQLSPAVAKDGSEQISQKRSECPWLGIRISESPEPGQRTFTTLSSVNCPFISTLSTEGCSSNLEIGNDDYVSEPQQEPCPYACVISLGDDSETDTEGDSESCSAREQECEVKLPFNAQRIISLSRNDFQSLLKMHKLTPEQLDCIHDIRRRSKNRIAAQRCRKRKLDCIQNLESEIEKLQSEKESLLKERDHILSTLGETKQNLTGLCQKVCKEAALSQEQIQILAKYSAADCPLSFLISEKDKSTPDGELALPSIFSLSDRPPAVLPPCARGNSEPGYARGQESQQMSTATSEQAGPAEQCRQSGGISDFCQQMTDKCTTDE, from the exons ATGTCTCTGAGTGAGAACTCGGTTTTTGCCTATGAATCTTCTGTGCATAGCACCAATGTTTTACTCAGCCTTAATGACCAGCGGAAGAAAGATGTGCTGTGCGATGTCACCATCTTTGTGGAGGGACAGCGGTTCCGCGCTCACCGGTCCGTGCTGGCGGCATGCAGCAGTTACTTCCACTCAAGAATCGTAGGCCAGGCTGATGGAGAGCTGAACATTACTCTTCCAGAAGAG GTGACAGTTAAAGGATTTGAACCTTTAATTCAGTTTGCCTACACTGCTAAACTGATTTTAAGTAAAGAGAATGTGGATGAAGTGTGCAAATGTGTGGAGTTTTTAAGTGTACATAATATTGAGGAATCCTGCTTTCAGTTTCTGAAATTTAAGTTTTTGGACTCCACTGCAGACCAGCAAGAATGcccaagaaaaaaatgcttttcatcACACTGTCAGAAAACAGACCTTAAACTTTCACTTTTGGACCAGAGGGATCTAGAAACTGATGAAGTGGAGGaatttctggaaaataaaaatgttcagacTCCTCAGTGTAAACTCCGCAggtatcaaggaaatgcaaaagcCTCACCTCCTCTACAAGACAGTGCCAGTCAGACATATGAGTCCATGTGCTTAGAGAAGGATGCTGCTCTGGCCTTGCCTTCTTTATGCCCCAAAtacagaaaattccaaaaagcaTTTGGAACTGACAGAGTCCGTACTGGGGAATCTAGTGTCAAAGACATTCATGCTTCTGTTCAGCCAAATGAAAGGTCTGAAAATGAATGCCTGGGAGGAGTCCCGGAGTGTAGAGATTTGCAGGTGATGTTAAAATGTGACGAAAGTAAATTAGCAATGGAACCTGAAGAAACGAAGAAAGATCCTGCTTCTCAGTGCCCAACTGAAAAATCAGAAGTGACTCCTTTCCCCCACAATTCTTCCATAGACCCTCATGGACtttattctttgtctcttttacaCACATATGACCAATATGGTGACTTGAATTTTGCTGGTATGCAAAACACAACAGTGTTAACAGAAAAGCCTTTGTCAGGTACAGACGTCCAAGAAAAAACATTTGGTGAAAGTCAGGATTTACCTTTGAAATCCGACTTGGGCACCAGGGAAGATAGTAGTGTTGCATCTAGTGATAGGAGTAGTGTGGAGCGAGAAGTGGCAGAACACCTAGCAAAAGGCTTCTGGAGTGACATTTGCAGCACGGACACTCCTTGCCAAATGCAGTTATCACCTGCTGTGGCCAAAGATGGCTCAGAACAGATCTCACAGAAACGGTCTGAGTGTCCGTGGTTAGGTATCAGGATTAGTGAGAGCCCAGAACCAGGTCAAAGGACTTTCACAACATTAAGTTCTGTCAACTGCCCTTTTATAAGTACTCTGAGTACTGAAGGCTGTTCAAGCAATTTGGAAATTGGAAACGATGATTATGTTTCAGAACCCCAGCAAGAACCTTGCCCATATGCTTGTGTCATTAGCTTGGGAGACGACTCTGAGACGGACACCGAAGGAGACAGTGAATCCTGTTCAGCCAGAGAACAAGAATGTGAG GTAAAACTGCCATTCAATGCACAACGGATAATTTCACTGTCTCGAAATGATTTTCAGTCCTTGTTGAAAATGCACAAGCTTACTCCAGAACAGCTGGATTGTATCCATGATATTcgaagaagaagtaaaaacagaaTTGCTGCACAGCGCTGTCGCAAGAGAAAACTTGACTGTATACAGAATCTTGAATCAGAAATTGAGAAGCTG CAAAGTGAAAAGGAGAGCTTGTTGAAGGAAAGAGATCACATTTTGTCAACTCTGGGTGAGACAAAGCAGAACCTAACTGGACTTTGCCAGAAAGTTTGTAAAGAAGCAGCTCTGAGTCAAGAACAAATACAGATACTCGCCAAGTACTCAGCTGCAGATTGcccactttcatttttaatttctgaaaaagataaaagtacTCCTGATGGTGAACTGGCGTTACCATCAATTTTCAGTTTATCTGACCGGCCTCCAGCAGTGCTGCCTCCCTGTGCCAGAGGAAACAGTGAGCCTGGCTACGCGCGAGGGCAGGAGTCCCAGCAGATGTCCACAGCCACCTCTGAGCAAGCTGGGCCTGCGGAACAGTGTCGTCAGAGTGGTGGGATCTCAGATTTCTGTCAGCAGATGACTGATAAATGTACTACTGATGAGTAA